A section of the Planctomycetota bacterium genome encodes:
- the flgK gene encoding flagellar hook-associated protein FlgK, with amino-acid sequence MSLSGTLNVGKSALAVTQAAIQTTGNNIAGASDPNYSRQVASVGSARGRSAGDGIFLGTGIELAGVERQVDEALNRRLDAAAGESAAARERLDWLRQAEAAFNELTDADVSTAMTRYFNAWSSLANNPGDAALRQSVISEGEALASEFNRLYDRLDRLADDVDLRVDAYAKDADRVLDEIAALNTQIQQAEGAGGGGSANALRDRRDALVGEVAGLAGTRAILQPDGSLNVYAGTEPLVIAGDSRGITLEKRNDATSGKVLTTVTIDNGGGPAPLNGGQLAGAVEAQQTIRDTLARLDAVAQSLKHEVNTLHASGQGTRGYDTVSADVRVDDTTVALDLPAAGVEPPPQNGSFVVHLRDKASGNTTSTIISVPLDGTTGGTSLDDLTTAIDAIGGVSASVSAGQLTISADAASQEVVFSDDTSNVLASLGIATFFTGQGAADLGVNQAIKDDPGKLAASRDNTPGGNGNALAMASLADQGLEALAGGTIAQAFDATLFEVSAGVRTATTEADAAGAIEETLIAQRQALSGVSLDEEAVQLLRYQRSYQGAARVVAAVDEMMQTLLDLV; translated from the coding sequence ATGTCTCTCAGCGGAACCCTCAACGTCGGCAAGAGCGCCCTGGCCGTCACGCAAGCGGCGATCCAGACGACTGGCAACAACATCGCCGGTGCCAGCGACCCGAACTATTCGCGACAGGTCGCCAGTGTCGGCTCGGCACGCGGACGCAGCGCGGGCGATGGCATCTTCCTCGGCACGGGCATCGAGCTCGCCGGCGTCGAACGCCAGGTCGACGAAGCCCTCAACCGACGCCTCGACGCGGCCGCCGGCGAGAGTGCAGCGGCGCGCGAGCGGCTCGACTGGCTCCGTCAGGCCGAGGCTGCATTCAACGAGCTCACGGACGCCGACGTCTCGACCGCGATGACGCGGTACTTCAACGCGTGGTCGTCGCTGGCGAACAACCCCGGCGACGCGGCCCTCCGGCAGTCGGTCATCTCCGAGGGCGAGGCGCTGGCCAGCGAGTTCAACCGGCTTTACGACCGGCTCGATCGTTTGGCCGACGACGTCGACTTGCGCGTCGACGCCTACGCGAAAGACGCCGACCGCGTGCTGGACGAGATCGCGGCGCTCAACACGCAGATCCAGCAGGCCGAAGGCGCCGGCGGCGGTGGGTCAGCCAACGCGCTGCGCGATCGTCGCGACGCGCTCGTCGGCGAGGTGGCGGGTCTTGCCGGAACGCGGGCGATCCTGCAGCCCGACGGTTCGCTCAACGTCTACGCCGGCACCGAGCCGCTGGTCATCGCGGGCGACTCGCGCGGCATCACGCTGGAGAAGCGCAACGACGCGACGAGTGGCAAGGTGTTGACGACGGTCACCATCGACAACGGCGGCGGGCCGGCACCGCTTAACGGCGGACAGCTCGCCGGAGCCGTCGAGGCGCAGCAGACAATTCGCGACACGCTCGCCCGGCTCGACGCGGTCGCCCAGTCGCTCAAGCACGAGGTCAACACGCTCCACGCCAGCGGCCAGGGCACGCGCGGCTACGACACGGTCTCGGCCGATGTCCGAGTCGACGACACGACGGTCGCACTCGACCTGCCGGCTGCCGGCGTCGAGCCGCCGCCACAGAACGGGTCGTTCGTCGTCCACCTACGCGACAAGGCCAGCGGCAACACGACCAGCACGATCATTTCCGTCCCGCTCGACGGCACGACGGGCGGCACGTCGCTCGACGATCTGACGACGGCCATCGACGCGATCGGTGGCGTGAGCGCGTCGGTCTCGGCGGGGCAGCTGACCATCTCGGCCGATGCGGCTTCGCAGGAAGTCGTCTTCAGCGACGACACGAGCAACGTCCTCGCCAGCCTCGGCATCGCGACGTTCTTCACCGGACAAGGCGCAGCCGACCTCGGCGTGAACCAGGCGATCAAGGACGATCCCGGCAAGCTCGCAGCCAGTCGAGACAACACGCCCGGCGGCAACGGCAACGCACTTGCGATGGCCAGTCTTGCCGACCAAGGGCTCGAAGCACTCGCCGGCGGGACGATCGCCCAGGCGTTCGACGCGACGCTCTTCGAAGTGTCGGCCGGCGTCCGAACGGCGACCACCGAGGCCGACGCCGCCGGTGCGATCGAGGAGACGCTCATCGCCCAGCGACAGGCACTCAGCGGCGTGAGCCTCGACGAAGAAGCCGTCCAGCTGCTGCGATACCAGCGCAGCTACCAAGGCGCCGCCCGCGTCGTGGCTGCTGTCGACGAGATGATGCAGACGCTGCTCGATCTGGTCTGA
- the flgN gene encoding flagellar export chaperone FlgN produces MPTLSAQPNAAPPTPVESLLATLHKLATAQADLRTAMVDQEQAMRKLDVRAMSAAARRQETLHRVLLRHEAERRKHARGVARMTNLPPDATLAVLAEACPEHRDALLQVRGELLEATRLTRSAGQTCGRMAGGVLAHLNQALRLLHKPFLYSRQGDCPPAGGVAKHVRLVG; encoded by the coding sequence TTGCCCACGCTGTCCGCTCAACCCAACGCCGCTCCGCCGACGCCTGTCGAGTCGCTTTTGGCGACGCTGCACAAGCTCGCCACGGCCCAGGCCGACCTCCGCACCGCGATGGTCGATCAGGAGCAAGCCATGCGCAAGCTCGACGTCCGCGCGATGTCGGCTGCCGCGCGTCGACAGGAGACGTTGCATCGCGTGCTACTTCGTCACGAGGCCGAGCGCCGCAAGCACGCACGCGGCGTTGCCCGCATGACGAACCTGCCGCCCGACGCCACGTTGGCCGTGCTGGCCGAGGCGTGCCCCGAGCATCGCGACGCACTCTTGCAGGTGCGCGGCGAACTGCTTGAAGCGACGCGACTGACGCGTTCGGCCGGACAGACCTGCGGCCGGATGGCGGGTGGCGTGCTGGCTCATCTGAACCAGGCGTTGCGGCTGCTGCACAAGCCATTCCTGTACTCGCGTCAGGGCGACTGCCCGCCGGCTGGCGGTGTGGCCAAGCACGTTCGACTCGTCGGCTGA
- a CDS encoding rod-binding protein: protein MTISPNTPTTPTTVAAQLRPVATQWVGQSFYGTMLKQARESSLSPEDSPFSGGRGGSAFSSMLDQRLAEKAGRDTGGALVDAIVGRLSDV, encoded by the coding sequence ATGACGATTTCTCCCAACACACCCACCACCCCCACCACCGTCGCCGCCCAGCTTCGCCCCGTCGCGACGCAGTGGGTCGGCCAGAGCTTCTACGGCACGATGCTCAAGCAGGCCCGCGAATCGAGCCTTTCGCCGGAAGACTCACCGTTCTCCGGTGGCCGAGGCGGCAGCGCGTTCAGCTCGATGCTCGACCAGCGGCTTGCTGAGAAGGCCGGTCGTGACACGGGCGGCGCGTTGGTCGACGCGATTGTCGGCCGGCTGTCTGACGTCTGA
- a CDS encoding flagellar basal body P-ring protein FlgI produces MLKPFLLALGLSCGIASATRVADISRLDAQREERLTGVGLVLGLDGTGDGGDFAPAVRSLAQLLGFFGITTVPLVLCTADNVAMVALSVVVPRNGVRSGDALDVHITSIGAARSLSGGRLFVSPLTGPLPGGGGIFALAEGPVILEDTNTPTVGRIERGCVMERDLPKQFVRDGQFSIVLDDAHASWTTASHIAKQINETESLDGREIAVAIDPKNVVVSIPPAELARPDLFISRVQRMPVPLVADEARVRINERLGTIVITGDVEISPVVISMRGLTITAAAPPADGVRGPADPFGNPNANTPDNLGGRVVTRNFVPLATGDSAVNERSRAKLQDLVAALDRLNVPAEDRISILKELHRTGKLHARLIIE; encoded by the coding sequence ATGCTCAAACCCTTCCTCCTAGCGCTCGGCCTGTCGTGCGGGATCGCCTCAGCGACGCGTGTGGCTGACATCAGTCGGCTCGACGCGCAGCGGGAAGAGCGGCTGACCGGCGTCGGACTCGTGCTCGGCCTCGACGGCACCGGCGACGGCGGCGACTTCGCCCCGGCCGTGCGGTCGCTAGCGCAGTTGCTCGGGTTCTTCGGCATCACGACCGTCCCGCTGGTGCTGTGCACTGCCGACAACGTCGCCATGGTCGCGCTCTCTGTCGTCGTTCCACGCAACGGCGTGCGAAGCGGCGACGCCCTTGACGTCCACATCACCAGCATCGGCGCAGCACGCAGCCTGTCAGGCGGCCGGCTGTTCGTCAGCCCATTGACCGGACCGCTACCTGGCGGCGGAGGCATCTTCGCCCTGGCGGAAGGGCCGGTGATTTTGGAAGACACCAACACGCCCACCGTCGGCCGCATCGAGCGTGGCTGCGTGATGGAGCGCGACCTGCCCAAGCAGTTCGTGCGCGACGGACAGTTCTCGATCGTGCTCGATGACGCGCACGCCTCGTGGACGACGGCGAGTCACATCGCCAAGCAGATCAACGAGACCGAAAGCCTCGACGGCCGCGAGATTGCTGTCGCGATCGATCCGAAGAACGTGGTCGTCTCGATCCCGCCGGCGGAGCTTGCTCGGCCGGACCTGTTCATCAGTCGCGTGCAACGGATGCCTGTCCCGCTGGTAGCCGACGAGGCGCGTGTTCGGATCAACGAGCGGCTCGGCACGATTGTCATCACGGGCGACGTCGAGATCAGCCCGGTGGTGATCTCGATGCGCGGCCTGACCATCACCGCCGCCGCGCCGCCGGCAGACGGCGTCCGTGGGCCGGCCGATCCGTTCGGCAATCCGAACGCAAACACCCCGGACAACCTCGGCGGCCGCGTGGTCACGCGCAACTTCGTGCCGCTGGCCACAGGCGACAGCGCGGTGAACGAGCGGAGTCGCGCCAAGCTTCAAGACCTCGTCGCCGCGCTCGACCGCCTGAACGTGCCGGCCGAAGACCGCATTTCGATCCTGAAGGAACTCCACCGCACCGGCAAGCTGCACGCTCGCCTCATCATCGAGTAG
- a CDS encoding flagellar basal body L-ring protein FlgH → MKKPNNASILLATVAALAGKAAAQSTQTRPQVTTSPAATETAEEIAARMFAGSGSLLQAQLASRDAVARGIGQPGSAIDADVSFFAIPAPEPTLVRRHDLITVIVREESSSRSQGSADYEKDYTISADLQEYVNLNLGDFRLIPKAGGQALDFEAGRSFAGDGQNDRRDSFVTRITAEVMDVKPNGTLVIQARKRITTDNDEQLIVLTGTCRTADVTAGNTVLSTQLHDLHLQKHTRGPVRDAAKRGWLPRAVDVVNPF, encoded by the coding sequence ATGAAGAAACCCAACAACGCTTCCATCTTGCTCGCGACCGTCGCCGCGCTCGCTGGCAAGGCCGCGGCACAGTCGACGCAGACGCGTCCACAGGTGACGACCTCGCCCGCTGCGACCGAGACGGCCGAGGAGATCGCCGCCCGCATGTTCGCCGGCAGCGGCTCGCTGTTGCAGGCGCAGCTCGCCAGCCGCGACGCCGTCGCCCGCGGCATCGGCCAACCCGGCTCGGCCATCGATGCCGACGTCAGCTTCTTCGCGATCCCCGCGCCCGAGCCGACGTTGGTTCGTCGACACGATCTGATCACCGTCATCGTGCGGGAGGAGAGTTCGTCCCGGTCCCAAGGCAGCGCGGACTACGAGAAGGACTACACGATCAGCGCCGACCTTCAGGAGTACGTCAACCTGAACCTGGGCGACTTTCGCCTGATTCCAAAGGCAGGCGGACAGGCACTCGACTTCGAGGCGGGTCGCAGCTTCGCCGGCGACGGACAGAACGATCGTCGTGACAGCTTTGTGACGCGCATCACCGCCGAAGTGATGGACGTCAAGCCCAACGGCACGCTGGTCATCCAGGCCCGCAAGCGCATCACGACCGACAACGACGAGCAGCTCATCGTCCTCACCGGCACCTGCCGCACCGCCGACGTCACCGCTGGCAACACGGTGCTCTCGACGCAGCTGCACGACCTGCACCTCCAGAAACACACCCGCGGCCCCGTCCGCGACGCCGCCAAACGCGGCTGGCTGCCACGAGCCGTCGACGTGGTGAATCCGTTCTAG